Proteins from a genomic interval of Pseudomonas sp. RC10:
- a CDS encoding carboxymuconolactone decarboxylase family protein translates to MSIQSRLTPLQPDQMSEDQQRVLADILKGPRGNLDGPFLAWIHSPALADHAQRLGAFCRYGTALELRLTELAILTTAAWWRSQAEWQIHAPIARSAGVSDSVIDALREQQPPTFTRADEQCVYDIGQLLYHTRRVDKALYDQGVALFGESAMVELIGVYGYYALVAMTLNIFDVRRDSGAPLPFDE, encoded by the coding sequence ATGAGCATTCAATCGCGTCTTACACCCTTGCAACCCGATCAGATGAGTGAAGATCAGCAGCGCGTGCTCGCTGACATTCTGAAGGGCCCTCGCGGCAACCTGGATGGCCCGTTTCTGGCCTGGATTCACAGCCCGGCGCTGGCGGACCACGCCCAGCGTCTCGGGGCGTTCTGCCGATATGGCACGGCCCTGGAACTGCGGCTCACCGAATTGGCGATCCTGACGACAGCCGCGTGGTGGCGCTCCCAAGCCGAGTGGCAAATTCACGCGCCCATCGCCAGAAGTGCAGGTGTTTCCGACAGCGTGATCGACGCGCTCAGGGAGCAACAACCCCCAACGTTTACGCGCGCCGATGAGCAGTGTGTCTACGACATCGGTCAATTGCTTTACCACACCCGAAGGGTCGATAAAGCGCTCTACGATCAGGGCGTCGCGCTGTTTGGCGAGTCTGCCATGGTCGAGTTGATCGGGGTGTATGGGTATTACGCGTTGGTGGCGATGACGCTCAATATTTTTGATGTGCGACGTGATTCAGGGGCGCCGCTGCCGTTCGATGAATAG
- a CDS encoding 4-oxalocrotonate tautomerase, whose amino-acid sequence MPSITLQLSGPRNPDLGQQAMVLINQLTADVLGKQPQLMATTVQYVADEDWFIAGQPLSATGGSAFHLVISITDETNTKQEKALFLAEVHAGLKRLMPDLHDVSYVHLVDARAAAYGYGGRTQEWRHQQAGV is encoded by the coding sequence ATGCCTTCTATCACGCTCCAGCTGTCCGGCCCACGCAACCCCGATCTCGGTCAACAAGCGATGGTGCTGATTAATCAGCTCACTGCCGACGTATTGGGCAAACAACCCCAACTCATGGCAACGACCGTCCAATACGTTGCCGATGAAGACTGGTTCATCGCCGGACAACCCTTGTCAGCGACTGGGGGAAGTGCGTTTCACCTCGTCATCAGCATCACCGACGAGACCAATACCAAACAGGAGAAAGCGCTGTTTCTCGCAGAGGTTCATGCCGGGCTGAAGCGGTTGATGCCAGACCTGCACGACGTGTCCTACGTGCATCTCGTCGATGCACGCGCGGCCGCGTACGGCTATGGCGGGCGCACCCAGGAATGGCGCCATCAGCAAGCCGGCGTTTGA
- a CDS encoding LysR family transcriptional regulator, with protein sequence MRGFDFEQLRTLVAVVDAGSISAAVSTRFLSQSSLSEQLRKLEEAAGGQLLVRSKMGVQTTAVGERMVDHARKILALADAAWRDMHGIPLEGELNLGISDYFRPSHLMGLLNRIAQQHPGLRIRTQVGKSDEVMAAHRNGALDLAIVMRIVGSAPGTPSDVRVLRTERLIWVMANGQKMACEQKPVELALLPETCSLHRLVRQQLDTHRRPHVIAHIASGVAGLQAAVGAGLGIGCLNASALIEPGMVEVPKGFLPALPDAEFVLLETKQSDSKASLRLQSIAEVIAATLAV encoded by the coding sequence ATGCGCGGTTTTGATTTCGAGCAGTTAAGAACGCTGGTGGCGGTCGTTGATGCGGGCAGTATTTCAGCGGCTGTCTCTACCCGGTTTCTCTCGCAGTCCTCGTTGAGCGAGCAACTACGAAAGCTTGAAGAGGCCGCCGGTGGGCAACTCCTCGTTCGCAGCAAAATGGGCGTGCAGACGACCGCTGTGGGCGAGCGCATGGTGGATCACGCGCGCAAAATCCTGGCGTTGGCCGATGCGGCGTGGCGTGACATGCACGGCATTCCGCTGGAAGGCGAACTTAACCTCGGCATCTCGGATTACTTCAGACCGAGTCATCTCATGGGATTGCTGAACCGGATCGCGCAGCAGCATCCGGGCTTACGGATTCGCACGCAGGTGGGCAAAAGCGATGAAGTCATGGCCGCCCACCGCAACGGTGCGCTTGACCTGGCGATCGTGATGCGGATTGTCGGGTCTGCGCCCGGAACACCCAGCGACGTAAGGGTGCTTCGCACAGAGCGTTTGATTTGGGTCATGGCCAACGGACAAAAGATGGCCTGCGAGCAAAAGCCTGTCGAACTCGCCTTGCTGCCCGAGACCTGTTCGCTGCATCGGCTGGTACGTCAGCAACTCGACACGCACCGTCGGCCTCATGTCATCGCCCATATCGCCTCAGGCGTCGCGGGCCTACAGGCTGCGGTGGGAGCAGGGCTGGGCATTGGCTGCCTCAATGCATCGGCCTTGATCGAACCGGGCATGGTGGAAGTGCCCAAAGGCTTTTTGCCTGCGCTACCTGATGCTGAATTCGTGCTGCTGGAAACGAAGCAAAGCGACTCGAAGGCCAGCCTAAGATTGCAATCCATTGCCGAGGTTATCGCTGCGACGTTGGCGGTGTAA